DNA from Geobacter sulfurreducens PCA:
AAGGCCCGTTTCGGCTCGGTCGGTGCCGCTGCTGCTCGAGGGTTGGCACTGAGGATGGATCACGGCAGCCAATACCTCTCAGAGCATTTCCAGAATCAGATCAAGTTCTGGGGAATTGCCCCAAGTTTCTCATTTGTTGCCGAACCGCAGACCAACGGGGTGACGGAACGGTTTAATCGGACTATCAAAGAGCAGGTCATCTATGGCCGCCATTACCGCACAATCGAAGAAGTAAGGATGGCAGTAGCTGACTTCATGGATCGTTACAACCGGCTGTGGCTGGTTGAAAAGCTCGGGTTCAGAAGCCCACGACAGGCTTTCGAGGAGTATCAACTCAAGAAGGCTGCGTGACTCTTATCTTGTGTCCAGGGTACCGGGCGCGCTACATCTCTTTCTCCGTCTTCACGTCGTCGTTCGCCATGGAGAACCCTGCGACCGCGACAAGAAGCAGCATCAATCCGCCAACCATCATGGTCCTACCGTTAATGATCTTCACTTCTCCTCCTTTCGATGTTCTACGATTTCCACACGCCGGTTCAGGCGTTTGTCGGTCGAAACAGGGCAGCACTTGCCTTTTCCCTCCACAGTCACCACATTAAAACCATTAGATTTCATTATCCCTGCTACATGATTCGCTCTCCTGATCGACAACCTCTCGTTGTAGTCATCCGTCCCAATCGTGCAGGTGTAGCCCTTCAGCCCGAACATGCCCTGCTTCGTCAATCCCGCCAACAGCCCATCGAATCTCAATCGCTCGTGACGTGACAGCTGTTCGCTGTCGAAGTCGAACTGCACGCTTGTGAGCTGTATTTCTGTCTCGATGGCGCCGTGGGTGGATGACTGGACAGGCTTTGTCTCAAGGGCAAGTTGCGGCTCCGGCTTGACCGGGTCGGAGAGTCGCATGGCAAGCATGGGTTTCACCGGCAGGAGGGAAAGCCTGTGATCTGGGCAGTCGGAACAGACGACGAACTGGTCATCCTGTTTAGCCGCAACTGCATCGAGCGAATAACTGAATGGCCGCTGGCGAATCTCTGCGGCATGGGCTGTTAGCGGAAGAATCAACGCCAGTACGGTGATGCTGAGCGATTTCATCAAGGGGAACAGGCCTCCTGAAGGAGTGTGCTTCATTCACATAATCTATAGGGGGGGCAGGTTCAGGCGTCGTCACTGATCCGAGCAGCGCCATATCTGGTTCATCTGCTCAATTACGACTCTGATGAGGACTGTTGGTGGGGTATGTGGCGGAACAACCGGAGCAACAGGGTGCGGAATGAACATCTACATCTTCGGTGATGGTCAGGTTGAAGGGTTGGCTGAGATGAAAAACTGCTGGGCGGCAAGGTAGTCAATCTGGCGGAAATGATCAGTACCGGCCTGCCGGTCCCCCCGGTGTGGACACCCTCAATGTGTCCTGACCTTTCCAGTACATAATTTTTTTCAGCCGAATTATTAGTAAGTTATACGGTTTTATCAGGGCAGATCACGAATTGCACCTGCCCCCCTTATAGATATTAGAGACAGGGAGAAACACCAAGAACGGAGGAAAGGCAATGGAAGCACTTTTGAGGCAGCGTGACCTGATGGAAATCATGAACGTATCGCGTGCAACACTCTGGAGGATGCTGAGATACCAGGATTTTCCCAAGCCGGTCATCCTGATGGGATGCAAGCGTTGGAGGTCCGAAGATGTCGCTGTGTGGATCGAGGCGCGAAAAAGTGTCTGAGGGCAACACCATAGTATCAATGAGGATGAATCGGGAGGTTCCGGTTGCCTGACCACCTTCAACCGACGCTGTTCCAGGACGCCGGAAAAACACAAGCGTCCGACACGTTTCAGGAACTGCTGGCAAGTATCGCTGCCAGACCCAAATACCTGCCAGACTGGCCGGAGAGTCACCGGGCTTTGCCCAATGAGATTCTGCGGTCGGCGTTATTCAATTGCCGTAATAGGAACCTGCCTCGCATGTTCCTGAAGGAGGTTGAGATCGCAGTGATTGGAGATGGTCAGGTTATTTATCGAGGGGAAGAGCTTCGGCAGGATGACGAGCTGGTCTGGATGCACCTGATGCATTTGATCAAGAAGAGCCCGCTGGGAGAGTGCGTTGAGTTTACCCCTTATTCGTTCATCAAGGCGCTCGGATGGCCCATCAAGGGCCAAAACTATGATCGGCTCCGGAATTGTCTGAGTCGCATGCAGGCTACGGCGCTGCGCATACAGTCCAAGCGCCTGCATAGCTTCGTCAGCATTTCATTGATCCAGAAATTCCTTTCCAGAAACGAGCGGAACGAGAGCCTGACCCGATGGCAGGTATGGGTCGGGAAGGAGATGCAGTTGCTGTTCGACGAGGAGTTTCTGACCAGGGTGATGTGGGAGACCAGGCGGTCGTTACCAGACGGCATTGCTTCAAAACTGTTCGGCTACTGGGCCAGTCATCGGAAACCGTACCCGGTTAAAGTCGAGACCCTGCTGAAGCTGTGCGGTTCCGGCATGCAGACAAAACACTTCAAGATTGAGCTGAAAAGGGCTCTCGATCTTCTCAAGCAATCAGGATTTCTGGAAGCATGGGAGCTTAAGGATGAACTTGTTGTGGTTGTTCGGAGACATTGACCTATGACCGACCTGACATTGACTTTTGACCGACTGACTATTGACCTATGGCCGACCGGTACTGACTTTTGGCCGACCGAACTATTGACTATTGACCGACCGAACCCATGACTTTTGGCCGACCGCCACTGTCCTGATTTCAATGAACAATTGATTGGTTAGAAGGTTATCAACACCCCGCTAACCTTCTTCTAACCATTTTTAACCATAAGAGGCGTCGGATTGACAGGAAGGAATACGATGAACTGCCCATTCCCGGATGAAGCAATGAAAACAGTGGTTTCGTATTTGCGCCGTTCAGGCCAGACCGTTGTCTTTTCGGAAAGTTCATTTGTCCTTGCGAAGGGGAATCCGAATATCTCCGTCATCGAACAGGCATGTGCGGACGGAGCGGTATCCCTTACCGAGGACGGGTCGATTCAGGTGTGCGGAACTAGGATAATGGCCGAGTTGGACACAGTTAAACTCCGCAGAAGAGTTGAAGACCACTTACGAAAATCGGCTACCAAGCAGGACATCATCCGCATTGCAGCATGTTTGGGGATCAGGCTGAAGTAACTGCTGATCCCCGTTTCCCCTGAATAAGTTTTCCCCTAGGGCAGTATCGCGTCTGTTTTCGGCCTGAAGCCGTTTCAGCCGCTGAATCGAATATTCATTCTGGCACGGCCTGGCTCACACAGATGAGCACAGGCAAAGCCGGTCATCGGAGCACGACTTCGAGGCCGGCTTTTTTTTATTCGGAGCGAGACCATGGATTTTGACAAGGCAGTTGCGTGGGTCGAAGAAAATAAGGCGATGATCAAGGGATATATCGCCAAGTACCGGAATTTTTCACCGTATGAAGAACGTGATTACATGCAGGAAGCCTACGAATCTGCTTTCGTAGCCGCATGTCGCTGCGGTGAGAAGAAGATCAAATTCGAGGCTGCCTTCTGGAAAGTATTTCGGAATCAGATCAGTGTCATAACGCCAGCGCCGGATATTCTGACCCATGGATCGAATTCGATTCCCTCACATTTCTGTTCTGACGACCTTTCGGCTGTTGCTGAAAAACGCTCACAAGAAAGACAGAAAGAGCCCGACATCGAGGCGATATTCCAGTCGGTGCGCCATCACCTCACGGAAAAGGAGCAACAGGTCCTTTATTGGGCTCTCGGAATCGGTATGGAAGGACAGATGTCGAATTACGAGATTGCTGATCGGCTTGGATGCGTTGTTTCGAACGTCAGAGATATCCTCAGCAGAGCACTCGACCGGATCAAATCCCTTGTCGAGAAAGGCAGCATCGATCCCAAGAATTTGGTCTGATGTTGCAGCATATGCTTCATCACGAAAGGAGATGCACCATGAACCTGGAACAGGCAGCACAGCAGTATAAACCAGTACCACTGAAAGCCCTTAAACGAATGGTTAGCGAGGGGCTGTTGACTGAGCTTTTGGATGAGAAAGATCAACATGCGCTGCAACTGCTTTCCCGCATTTGGTCGGATGAATGGTATGTCGCCCGAATGAACATGTCTTTCAAATCAGACAAGAGAGCGCTGATGCTCGCATTCCCGAACTTCGGCAAGATAGAGCGCTATATTCTGTGTTCATACCTCCCGAAAGAGCACGGACCCAGGTACAGGGTATCGGTGCGCGATGTTGCCAATAACCTCCGCGCCTTTTTCCACATCGAGTACCCGGAGTTCAAGATCAAACGTATCCGTCAGATTGCCTACAACATGTTGCGCAGCTGCAGGGGAGAGAGTCGGAGACTGTACCTTTCCTTGACGGCTTTGGAACATCAGTCGATGGAAAATCAGCGCAGGAAATCTGTCAAATATTCCAACTAACAAACTTTTCTAAGGAAAAGTCTTAATAGAAAAGTTTGTATTACGACAAGGAGCCAGCAATGAAAGTTGAAGATATCGAAGAACTGCTCAACACCCGGATCATCGAAGCGTTTTTGAGAGGATTCAGTGTCGTTGAGATCACCAGGGCGCTGAGGAAAACTACCGCAACTTCGGTCTATAATCTGCTGCGCGATACTGGCCGTATCAAATCTATGGCTAGAAGCGAGTACCGCCGCCAGTACGATATCGACCCGAGGTTGGCGACCGCATGCCGGCAAAAGGGATTCTCCTTTGGACGATGGTGTCTCAGTTGGCGGCTTGATCCGCATATGGCCGTAGCTGAGCTGAAATCTGCCCCTGACACTGAGGAAGAGAGTGCTGCTCATGTGGCGCTGAAGAGAGATTTCCCGGATATCTATCTCAGGCTGTACAATGGGGCAAAGATCAAATCGGAGAAAAAGGGTAAATACCGGTCCAAGCCTGCTTCTCTAATGATCGAATGGAGTTCGGAGCGGAAAGCGTTTTTAGCGACTGTCCCGGAATGTCCAGGCATCGAGGCCAGTGGCAAGAACTGGGATGATGTTTTCTCCGCCATAAAGTCGGTGCATCTGATGCACGAACATGTGAAACGGATTGACTGGCTTCTCAGCAGATCTGCCGATGAGTTTTGTCCGGCCAGTGGAGCCGAATAGTCACATCTCCGTATTTGCGCCAAATTTGGTACCAAGTTTGTTACCAAATATGCGCCAAGTTCCGGAGGTGGCAAATTTGTCACCAAATATATCCCCATATTTGCCACCGGTACCTGCCCCCCCTATAGATATTTTGTA
Protein-coding regions in this window:
- a CDS encoding OmpA family protein, with amino-acid sequence MKSLSITVLALILPLTAHAAEIRQRPFSYSLDAVAAKQDDQFVVCSDCPDHRLSLLPVKPMLAMRLSDPVKPEPQLALETKPVQSSTHGAIETEIQLTSVQFDFDSEQLSRHERLRFDGLLAGLTKQGMFGLKGYTCTIGTDDYNERLSIRRANHVAGIMKSNGFNVVTVEGKGKCCPVSTDKRLNRRVEIVEHRKEEK
- the trfA gene encoding plasmid replication initiator TrfA, coding for MPDHLQPTLFQDAGKTQASDTFQELLASIAARPKYLPDWPESHRALPNEILRSALFNCRNRNLPRMFLKEVEIAVIGDGQVIYRGEELRQDDELVWMHLMHLIKKSPLGECVEFTPYSFIKALGWPIKGQNYDRLRNCLSRMQATALRIQSKRLHSFVSISLIQKFLSRNERNESLTRWQVWVGKEMQLLFDEEFLTRVMWETRRSLPDGIASKLFGYWASHRKPYPVKVETLLKLCGSGMQTKHFKIELKRALDLLKQSGFLEAWELKDELVVVVRRH
- a CDS encoding sigma-70 family RNA polymerase sigma factor yields the protein MDFDKAVAWVEENKAMIKGYIAKYRNFSPYEERDYMQEAYESAFVAACRCGEKKIKFEAAFWKVFRNQISVITPAPDILTHGSNSIPSHFCSDDLSAVAEKRSQERQKEPDIEAIFQSVRHHLTEKEQQVLYWALGIGMEGQMSNYEIADRLGCVVSNVRDILSRALDRIKSLVEKGSIDPKNLV
- a CDS encoding helix-turn-helix transcriptional regulator codes for the protein MEALLRQRDLMEIMNVSRATLWRMLRYQDFPKPVILMGCKRWRSEDVAVWIEARKSV